One window from the genome of Halodesulfovibrio sp. MK-HDV encodes:
- a CDS encoding type Z 30S ribosomal protein S14, whose protein sequence is MSRKSLEVKAARKPKFSARAYNRCPICGRPRAFMRRFGICRICFRQMSLRGELPGVRKSSW, encoded by the coding sequence ATGTCTCGTAAATCTCTAGAAGTTAAAGCCGCGCGTAAACCTAAGTTTAGCGCGCGTGCATACAATCGTTGTCCAATTTGTGGACGCCCACGCGCTTTCATGCGTCGTTTCGGCATTTGCCGTATTTGCTTCCGCCAGATGTCTCTGCGCGGTGAGCTCCCAGGCGTTCGTAAATCGAGCTGGTAA
- the rplE gene encoding 50S ribosomal protein L5, protein MTRLNKIYNENVVPALQKEFQYKGPMQVPGLEKISLNIGLGEASTNNKILEDAVVALTAIAGQKAVVTRAKKSIAAFKLREGMPIGCRVTLRGAVMWDFLDKLVNFALPRVRDFRGIPDRGFDGRGNFTLGIKEHTIFPEMEADRVDNAFGMNITIVTTASSDKEGKFLLDQLGMPFKK, encoded by the coding sequence ATGACCCGTCTGAATAAGATCTATAATGAAAACGTGGTGCCGGCCTTGCAGAAAGAGTTCCAGTACAAAGGACCTATGCAGGTTCCCGGGCTGGAAAAGATCTCCCTCAATATCGGCCTTGGTGAAGCAAGCACAAACAACAAGATCCTCGAAGATGCTGTTGTAGCGCTTACCGCCATTGCTGGTCAGAAGGCCGTTGTTACTCGTGCTAAGAAGTCTATCGCTGCATTCAAACTGCGTGAAGGTATGCCAATTGGCTGCCGAGTAACACTTCGCGGTGCGGTAATGTGGGATTTCCTCGATAAGCTCGTTAACTTTGCACTGCCTCGTGTACGTGACTTCCGCGGTATCCCTGATCGTGGTTTTGATGGTCGTGGTAACTTTACCCTTGGTATTAAAGAACACACCATCTTCCCTGAAATGGAAGCTGATCGTGTTGATAATGCCTTTGGTATGAACATCACCATCGTTACTACCGCTTCCTCTGACAAAGAAGGCAAATTCCTGCTTGATCAGCTCGGAATGCCTTTCAAGAAGTAA
- the rplX gene encoding 50S ribosomal protein L24, with protein sequence MKQYRIHKDDKVMVTSGKDKGKIGKVTKILRKKDRVVVEGANMVKRHTKANPYAQQPGGIVEKEMPIHVSNVMVMCGACAEPTRVGYRHTEDGKKVRFCKKCNEILG encoded by the coding sequence ATGAAACAGTATCGTATCCATAAAGACGACAAGGTCATGGTTACCTCCGGTAAGGACAAAGGCAAAATCGGCAAAGTTACAAAGATTCTTCGTAAGAAAGATCGCGTAGTTGTCGAGGGTGCTAATATGGTTAAACGCCACACTAAGGCGAATCCATATGCACAGCAGCCTGGTGGAATCGTCGAAAAAGAGATGCCTATTCACGTTTCTAACGTGATGGTCATGTGCGGTGCATGTGCTGAACCTACTCGCGTAGGCTATCGCCACACCGAAGACGGTAAAAAAGTGCGCTTCTGCAAGAAGTGTAACGAAATCCTTGGGTAG
- the rplN gene encoding 50S ribosomal protein L14, with protein sequence MIQVESTLEVADNSGAKKVACIKVLGGSKRRYASVGDIIVVSVKEAMPHSKVKKGDVMKAVVVRTKKEIRRVDGTYIKFDSNAAVVLNKQGEPVGTRIFGPVARELRGKGFMKIVSLAPEVL encoded by the coding sequence ATGATTCAGGTAGAATCTACTCTTGAAGTAGCGGACAACTCCGGTGCCAAAAAAGTTGCTTGTATTAAAGTACTCGGCGGTTCAAAACGCCGTTATGCTTCTGTAGGCGACATCATCGTAGTATCCGTGAAAGAGGCTATGCCTCATTCTAAGGTGAAAAAAGGTGACGTGATGAAAGCTGTTGTTGTGCGCACGAAGAAAGAAATTCGTCGCGTAGATGGCACTTACATCAAGTTCGACAGTAACGCAGCCGTAGTGCTGAACAAACAGGGCGAACCAGTAGGTACACGTATCTTTGGTCCAGTTGCACGCGAACTCCGCGGCAAAGGGTTCATGAAGATCGTATCTCTCGCACCTGAGGTATTGTAG
- the rpsQ gene encoding 30S ribosomal protein S17, whose amino-acid sequence MSEAIEQRKGRALVGTVVSDKNDKTIVVRVETLVKHPLLKKYIRRRKKFTAHDPNNECAMGDKVKIIEFRPLSRNKRWHLVSVLEKAV is encoded by the coding sequence ATGTCCGAAGCTATTGAACAGCGGAAGGGTCGCGCGCTCGTTGGTACTGTTGTGAGTGACAAGAACGACAAAACTATTGTTGTTCGCGTCGAGACACTCGTTAAACACCCGCTTCTTAAGAAGTACATTCGTCGTCGTAAGAAATTCACAGCTCACGACCCAAACAACGAATGCGCAATGGGTGATAAAGTGAAAATTATCGAGTTTCGTCCACTCAGTCGCAACAAACGCTGGCATCTCGTTTCTGTTTTGGAAAAAGCCGTTTAG
- the rpmC gene encoding 50S ribosomal protein L29, protein MKAAELKKLSVEELNAKLEETRKELFDLRFKHATAQLDNTSGIPATKRAIARIMTILKEKGA, encoded by the coding sequence ATGAAAGCCGCAGAACTAAAAAAACTTAGTGTTGAAGAACTCAACGCTAAGCTGGAAGAAACACGCAAGGAACTTTTTGACCTGCGTTTCAAGCATGCAACTGCACAGCTTGATAATACTTCCGGTATTCCTGCTACAAAACGTGCTATTGCACGTATTATGACCATTTTGAAGGAAAAGGGAGCGTAA
- the rplP gene encoding 50S ribosomal protein L16: MLQPRKTKYRKQQTGRLKGKATRGNTIAFGDIGLKALEHGKLTSQQIESARIAMIRHIRRGGQVWIRIFPDRVKTSKPLEVRQGKGKGAPCGWFAPVKPGRILYEIKGVDIELAKEALKRASYKLPIKTTIVVKEGL; this comes from the coding sequence ATGCTTCAGCCTAGAAAGACTAAATACCGCAAGCAACAGACTGGCCGCCTTAAAGGCAAAGCCACTCGTGGTAATACCATTGCTTTCGGTGACATCGGTTTGAAAGCACTCGAACATGGCAAACTCACCAGTCAGCAGATTGAATCTGCTCGTATTGCGATGATTCGTCACATTCGACGTGGTGGTCAGGTTTGGATCCGTATTTTTCCGGATCGTGTGAAAACCTCTAAGCCTCTTGAAGTTCGTCAGGGTAAAGGTAAAGGCGCCCCTTGTGGTTGGTTCGCACCTGTAAAGCCTGGCCGCATCTTGTACGAAATCAAGGGTGTTGATATCGAGCTTGCAAAAGAAGCACTGAAACGCGCATCTTACAAGCTTCCTATCAAGACCACTATTGTGGTTAAGGAGGGGCTCTAG
- the rpsC gene encoding 30S ribosomal protein S3: MGQKVHPYGFRLGFNKNWRSRWFSKKDYPAFVFEDSKIRKYVKKALFHAGIADIEIERAGGKVRLILSTARPGIVIGRKGVEIEKLRAELRGQFQREFSIEVNEIRRPETNAQLVAENIAMQLERRVAFRRAMKRTVSMARKFGAEGIKVSCAGRLAGAEIARNEWYREGRVPLQTLRADIDYGFAEASTTYGIIGVKVWIYKGEILDSEVGQ, from the coding sequence ATGGGACAAAAAGTACATCCATATGGTTTCCGTCTTGGTTTTAACAAGAACTGGAGATCTCGCTGGTTCAGCAAAAAAGATTATCCTGCCTTTGTATTCGAAGATAGCAAAATTCGTAAGTACGTAAAAAAGGCCCTGTTTCATGCAGGTATTGCTGACATTGAAATCGAACGTGCAGGCGGGAAAGTTCGTCTTATCCTTAGCACAGCACGTCCGGGTATCGTCATCGGCCGTAAGGGCGTAGAAATCGAAAAGCTTCGTGCTGAACTCCGTGGTCAATTCCAGCGTGAATTCTCCATCGAAGTTAACGAAATCCGTCGCCCTGAAACCAATGCACAGCTTGTAGCTGAAAACATTGCGATGCAGTTGGAACGCCGAGTTGCTTTCCGCCGCGCTATGAAACGTACTGTTTCTATGGCACGCAAGTTTGGCGCAGAAGGTATTAAAGTATCTTGTGCCGGTCGTTTAGCGGGCGCTGAAATCGCACGTAACGAATGGTACCGCGAAGGTCGCGTTCCGCTTCAGACTTTGCGCGCTGATATCGACTACGGTTTTGCAGAAGCTTCCACCACTTACGGTATTATCGGTGTTAAAGTCTGGATCTATAAAGGTGAAATCCTTGACAGTGAGGTAGGGCAGTAA
- the rplV gene encoding 50S ribosomal protein L22, with the protein MQAQATAKFVRVSTRKTRLVAKNIVGLPVEDAVNILKFTPNKGAAVIFKVLHSAIANAEQVPGSDVDALVVKQVIVNEGPTWKRFMPRAQGRATRILKRTSHITVILEES; encoded by the coding sequence ATGCAAGCTCAAGCTACCGCTAAGTTCGTACGCGTTTCTACACGCAAAACCCGTCTTGTTGCTAAAAACATCGTGGGTCTGCCAGTAGAAGACGCTGTAAATATCCTGAAGTTCACCCCGAACAAAGGTGCAGCAGTTATTTTTAAAGTGCTGCACTCTGCAATCGCCAACGCCGAACAGGTGCCTGGCTCTGATGTGGATGCTCTCGTGGTGAAACAGGTTATAGTCAACGAGGGTCCAACCTGGAAACGTTTTATGCCTCGTGCACAGGGTCGCGCAACTCGCATCCTGAAACGTACCAGCCATATCACTGTCATTCTCGAAGAAAGTTAG
- the rpsS gene encoding 30S ribosomal protein S19, translating to MPRSLKKGPFVDDHLLRKVEKAQESGDRRVIKTWSRRSMILPEMVGLTFAVHNGKKFIPVFVTENMVGHKFGEFSPTRTYYGHAADKKSKAKR from the coding sequence ATGCCTAGGTCTCTTAAAAAAGGTCCTTTTGTCGACGACCATCTTCTCCGAAAAGTTGAGAAGGCTCAGGAAAGTGGCGATCGCCGCGTAATCAAGACTTGGTCCCGCCGGTCCATGATTCTTCCTGAAATGGTAGGCCTTACCTTTGCGGTTCATAACGGTAAGAAATTCATCCCAGTATTCGTGACCGAGAACATGGTTGGTCACAAATTCGGTGAATTCTCTCCGACCCGCACCTATTACGGCCATGCTGCCGACAAAAAGAGCAAGGCTAAACGCTAG
- the rplB gene encoding 50S ribosomal protein L2, translating to MAVRKLKPTSPGRRSQTISLFEEITRSTPEKSLTEGLSKKAGRNNYGRITQRRRGGGHKRLYRIIDFKRNKFDIPATIAHIEYDPNRSARIALLHYVDGEKRYIIAPVGVKQGDVLIAGETADIKPGNALPMSKIPVGTIIHNIELAPGRGGQFCRAAGAYAQLVAKEGKYALLRMPSGEVRKVLLTCIATVGQVGNVTHEKIRIGKAGRNRWLGNRPKVRGVAMNPIDHPLGGGEGRSSGGRHPVTPWGVPTKGYKTRDKKKASSKLIVKRRGQK from the coding sequence ATGGCTGTTCGTAAGCTTAAGCCTACTTCTCCGGGTCGTCGCTCCCAGACTATTTCCCTCTTCGAGGAAATCACTCGTAGCACCCCAGAGAAGTCTTTGACTGAAGGCCTGTCCAAAAAAGCAGGTCGCAACAACTACGGTCGTATTACTCAGCGTCGTCGTGGCGGTGGACACAAACGTCTTTACCGTATAATCGATTTTAAGCGTAATAAGTTCGATATCCCGGCAACTATTGCTCATATCGAATACGACCCGAACCGTTCCGCTCGTATCGCTCTTCTGCATTACGTAGATGGCGAGAAGCGTTACATTATTGCTCCAGTTGGCGTAAAACAGGGTGATGTTCTTATCGCAGGTGAAACTGCTGACATCAAACCTGGTAACGCTCTTCCTATGAGCAAAATTCCGGTTGGTACCATCATTCACAACATCGAGCTTGCTCCAGGCCGTGGCGGACAGTTCTGTCGTGCTGCTGGCGCATACGCACAGCTCGTTGCTAAAGAAGGCAAATACGCATTGTTGCGCATGCCTTCCGGTGAAGTTCGTAAGGTTCTTTTGACCTGTATCGCAACAGTTGGTCAGGTTGGTAACGTAACTCATGAAAAAATTCGCATCGGTAAAGCTGGCCGTAATCGCTGGCTCGGTAACCGTCCGAAAGTTCGTGGTGTTGCAATGAACCCTATCGATCACCCATTGGGTGGTGGTGAAGGTCGTAGCTCTGGTGGTCGCCATCCGGTTACCCCTTGGGGCGTCCCTACCAAAGGCTACAAGACTCGCGACAAGAAGAAAGCTTCCAGTAAGCTTATCGTCAAGCGTCGCGGTCAGAAGTAG
- the rplW gene encoding 50S ribosomal protein L23, whose product MNYTKILIKPLVSEKATFLKEAAQQVTFFVAPSANKIEIKKAVEEAYNVKVAGVNVVKRRPQARVRNGRTVGQIPGFKKAYVTLAAGEKIEFFEGV is encoded by the coding sequence ATGAATTATACAAAGATCCTCATCAAGCCGCTTGTATCTGAAAAAGCTACCTTCCTTAAGGAAGCAGCACAGCAGGTTACATTTTTTGTAGCACCATCTGCTAATAAAATTGAGATCAAGAAGGCTGTAGAAGAAGCCTACAATGTAAAAGTTGCAGGTGTTAACGTAGTGAAACGTCGCCCACAAGCAAGAGTCCGTAATGGCCGCACTGTCGGTCAGATTCCTGGCTTCAAAAAGGCGTACGTTACTCTGGCCGCTGGCGAAAAAATCGAATTCTTCGAGGGAGTGTAA
- the rplD gene encoding 50S ribosomal protein L4, producing the protein MAVVKLYDQNKAEAGEITLAPEVFEVEVKPEILNLVVRAQRAAKRAGTHSVKGRSDIRGGGAKPWRQKGTGRARAGSSRSPIWRGGAVTFGPQPRDYGFKVNKKVRRLAIKMALSSRLSGENLMVVNGIELPEVKTKLMAGVTEALGLNKALIVAKDLEEKLVLSARNLPGITVQSVEQLNVYDVLRHKQLVLLEGAVESVQERLK; encoded by the coding sequence GTGGCTGTTGTAAAATTATACGATCAGAACAAAGCAGAAGCTGGTGAAATCACCTTGGCTCCTGAAGTGTTCGAGGTCGAGGTAAAACCCGAGATCCTGAACCTTGTTGTACGCGCTCAGCGTGCAGCTAAGCGTGCAGGCACCCACTCTGTTAAGGGCCGCTCCGATATTCGTGGCGGTGGCGCTAAACCTTGGCGCCAGAAGGGTACTGGCCGTGCACGTGCTGGTTCTTCCCGTTCCCCAATTTGGCGTGGTGGTGCTGTGACCTTTGGTCCGCAGCCCCGTGACTATGGGTTTAAGGTAAATAAAAAGGTTCGTCGCCTTGCTATTAAAATGGCTTTGTCTTCCCGCCTTTCCGGTGAGAATCTCATGGTTGTTAATGGCATCGAACTTCCTGAAGTAAAGACTAAGCTCATGGCTGGTGTTACTGAGGCGCTCGGTTTGAACAAAGCACTCATCGTGGCAAAAGACCTCGAAGAAAAGCTCGTTCTTTCCGCACGTAACCTCCCAGGTATCACAGTACAGTCTGTAGAGCAGCTGAACGTATACGATGTGCTCCGTCACAAGCAGCTTGTTCTGCTTGAAGGTGCTGTTGAATCCGTTCAGGAACGACTGAAGTAG
- the rplC gene encoding 50S ribosomal protein L3 — MTEKLGILGRKVGMTRIFANDGSAVAVTVIEAGPCPVIQKKDAATDGYNAVQIAFGEAKEKHVTKAMRGHFAKADRGLFRNTCEIRLEEAPTLEVGQELSAEIFAAGEKVRVTGTTIGKGFQGVMKRWNFAGMPASHGHEKVHRAPGSIGHATFPGKVFKGKKMPGHMGNVRQTTSNLEVVAIRADENLILVKGAVPGPKNGLVLVRKQ; from the coding sequence ATGACTGAGAAATTAGGAATCTTGGGCCGCAAAGTTGGCATGACCCGTATCTTCGCTAACGATGGTTCTGCTGTTGCAGTTACCGTTATCGAAGCAGGTCCGTGTCCTGTTATCCAGAAAAAAGATGCAGCTACTGACGGATATAATGCAGTACAGATTGCATTTGGTGAAGCTAAAGAAAAGCACGTAACCAAAGCAATGCGTGGTCATTTTGCAAAAGCTGACCGCGGTTTGTTCCGCAATACTTGCGAAATTCGTCTCGAGGAAGCACCAACACTGGAAGTCGGACAGGAACTTTCTGCAGAGATCTTTGCTGCAGGCGAAAAAGTTCGTGTTACAGGCACTACAATTGGTAAAGGTTTCCAGGGCGTAATGAAGCGCTGGAACTTCGCTGGTATGCCTGCATCCCATGGTCACGAAAAAGTGCACCGTGCGCCGGGCTCCATTGGTCACGCAACATTCCCTGGTAAAGTGTTCAAAGGCAAGAAAATGCCTGGTCACATGGGTAATGTTCGCCAGACTACATCTAACCTCGAAGTCGTCGCTATTCGCGCCGATGAGAACCTCATCCTGGTTAAGGGTGCAGTACCTGGTCCTAAGAACGGCCTTGTACTGGTACGTAAGCAGTAA
- the rpsJ gene encoding 30S ribosomal protein S10, with the protein MTTVSSDRIRIKLKAYDYRILDKAVAEIVDTARNTGAGVAGPIPLPTNIHKFTVNRSVHVDKKSREQFEMRIHKRLMDILEPTQQTVDALGKLSLPAGVDVEIKL; encoded by the coding sequence ATGACAACTGTTAGCAGTGATCGTATCAGAATAAAGCTTAAAGCTTACGATTACCGCATCCTTGATAAGGCTGTGGCAGAGATCGTTGATACGGCGCGCAACACGGGCGCCGGGGTTGCTGGTCCAATCCCACTCCCGACAAACATTCACAAGTTCACGGTCAACCGTTCCGTACACGTAGACAAAAAGTCTCGTGAACAGTTCGAAATGCGCATCCACAAGCGTCTTATGGATATCCTCGAGCCTACTCAACAAACTGTTGATGCTCTTGGAAAGCTCAGTCTACCCGCTGGCGTGGACGTTGAGATTAAACTCTAG
- the fusA gene encoding elongation factor G — MSAKISVDKQRNIGIMAHIDAGKTTTTERILYYTGVSHKIGETHTGESTMDWMEQEKERGITITSAATTCFWKDYRVNIIDTPGHVDFTMEVERSLRVLDGTVCVFDAVAGVEPQSETVWRQADRYGVPRICFINKMDRIGSDYWRAVGMISDRLGAKPISLQIPIGAEDHFEGIIDLVSGEAIYYDKATKGAEFEIKAVPADLQDLFDEKRLEMMEAAAEEDEALFEKYLGGEELSAEEIKAALRKATIARSIVPVFCGSAFRNMGVQPLLDAVIDYLPSPVDIPAMEGSDPDNEEVKIPCPCDDKEPFSALVFKLASDPYIGHLSFSRIYSGKIETGMTIFNATTGKKERVGRLLKMHANKREDIKEAFAGDIVAVVGLKNVSTGDTICALDRPVILESLDIPDPVIEVAIEPKTKADRDALSAALAKLAKEDPSFRVKGDDETGQTLISGMGELHLDIIVDRLTREFSVNANVGKPQVAYRETITKVAKEDHKYAKQSGGRGQYGHVVIEIEPNPEKGYEFANSISGGVIPREYIPAVDKGIQEALKSGVYAGFPTVDVKVKLIWGSYHDVDSSEQAFYIAGSMAIKAACKKAGPQILEPIMGVEVVTPEEYLGDVMGDLNGRRGRVQGMDTRANAQVIDAMVPLSEMFGYATDLRSKTQGRANFTMQFDHYEPVPNSIAEEIVSSKG; from the coding sequence GTGTCTGCTAAAATATCTGTAGATAAACAGAGAAACATCGGTATTATGGCCCACATTGATGCGGGTAAAACTACTACTACTGAACGTATTCTCTACTACACTGGTGTATCTCACAAAATTGGTGAGACTCATACCGGTGAGTCCACAATGGACTGGATGGAGCAGGAAAAAGAGCGTGGTATTACTATTACCTCTGCTGCAACTACCTGTTTCTGGAAAGATTACCGCGTTAACATCATTGATACACCGGGCCACGTTGACTTCACTATGGAAGTTGAACGTTCCCTTCGTGTTCTTGATGGTACCGTGTGTGTATTTGATGCTGTTGCTGGTGTTGAGCCTCAGTCTGAGACTGTATGGCGTCAGGCAGACCGTTACGGTGTGCCTCGCATCTGCTTCATCAACAAAATGGACCGTATCGGTTCCGACTACTGGCGTGCAGTAGGCATGATCTCCGATCGTCTCGGTGCTAAGCCTATTTCTCTCCAGATTCCAATCGGTGCTGAAGATCATTTTGAAGGCATTATCGACCTCGTATCCGGCGAAGCTATCTACTATGATAAAGCTACCAAAGGTGCTGAGTTCGAAATCAAAGCTGTTCCTGCAGATCTGCAGGACCTCTTCGATGAAAAACGCCTTGAAATGATGGAAGCTGCAGCAGAAGAAGACGAAGCTCTCTTCGAAAAATACCTCGGTGGCGAAGAACTCTCCGCTGAAGAGATTAAAGCTGCATTGCGTAAAGCTACAATCGCACGTTCAATCGTGCCTGTATTCTGTGGCTCCGCATTCCGTAACATGGGTGTTCAGCCTTTGCTTGACGCGGTAATTGATTACCTCCCAAGCCCGGTTGATATCCCAGCAATGGAAGGTTCTGATCCTGATAACGAAGAAGTGAAAATTCCTTGTCCATGTGATGACAAAGAACCTTTCTCCGCTCTCGTATTCAAGCTCGCTTCTGACCCATACATCGGTCACCTTTCCTTCAGCCGCATCTACTCCGGTAAAATTGAAACTGGCATGACCATTTTCAACGCAACTACCGGCAAAAAAGAGCGTGTTGGTCGTCTTCTTAAGATGCATGCTAACAAGCGTGAGGATATTAAAGAAGCATTTGCTGGCGACATCGTAGCTGTTGTTGGTCTGAAAAACGTATCTACTGGTGACACCATCTGCGCGTTGGATCGTCCAGTAATTCTCGAGTCTCTCGATATTCCAGACCCAGTTATCGAAGTTGCTATTGAGCCTAAAACAAAAGCTGACCGTGACGCTCTGTCCGCAGCTCTTGCTAAGCTCGCTAAAGAAGATCCATCCTTCCGTGTAAAAGGTGATGACGAAACTGGTCAGACCCTTATTTCCGGTATGGGTGAACTTCACCTCGACATCATTGTTGACCGTCTTACCCGCGAATTTAGCGTTAACGCTAACGTTGGTAAGCCTCAGGTAGCCTACCGTGAAACTATCACGAAGGTTGCTAAAGAAGATCACAAGTACGCTAAGCAGTCTGGTGGTCGTGGTCAGTATGGTCATGTTGTTATTGAAATCGAACCTAACCCAGAGAAAGGTTACGAATTCGCTAACTCCATTAGTGGTGGTGTTATTCCTAGAGAATACATCCCAGCTGTTGACAAAGGTATTCAGGAAGCACTCAAAAGTGGTGTTTATGCTGGATTCCCAACAGTTGACGTTAAGGTAAAACTCATTTGGGGTTCTTACCATGACGTTGACTCCTCTGAACAGGCATTCTACATCGCTGGTTCTATGGCGATTAAAGCTGCTTGTAAGAAAGCTGGTCCTCAGATCCTCGAACCTATCATGGGTGTAGAGGTTGTAACTCCTGAGGAATACCTTGGCGACGTAATGGGTGACCTTAACGGTCGTCGTGGTCGCGTACAGGGTATGGACACCCGTGCTAACGCTCAGGTTATTGATGCAATGGTTCCGCTTTCCGAAATGTTCGGTTACGCAACAGACCTTCGCTCAAAAACCCAGGGTCGTGCGAACTTCACTATGCAGTTCGATCACTACGAGCCTGTACCTAACTCTATTGCTGAAGAAATTGTAAGCAGTAAAGGTTAG
- the rpsG gene encoding 30S ribosomal protein S7, which yields MPRKGPVPKREILPDPVYGSRLAARFVNRLMLDGKKSTAEKIFYKALDVLAEKTSEDAIRAFEKAIENVKPHLEVKSRRVGGATYQVPVEVRPDRQVSLSIRWIITYARGRGEQGMVARLSGELLDAFNSRGGAVKKKEDTHRMAEANKAFAHFRW from the coding sequence ATGCCTCGTAAAGGACCCGTACCTAAGCGTGAGATTTTGCCAGATCCAGTATATGGAAGCCGTCTGGCAGCTCGTTTTGTAAACCGTCTTATGCTTGACGGTAAAAAGAGCACCGCAGAAAAAATCTTCTACAAAGCACTCGATGTACTCGCTGAAAAAACCAGCGAAGATGCAATCCGCGCTTTCGAAAAAGCTATTGAAAATGTAAAACCTCATCTGGAAGTTAAGTCTCGCCGCGTTGGTGGTGCAACTTACCAGGTTCCAGTTGAAGTTCGTCCAGACCGTCAGGTTTCTCTCTCTATCCGTTGGATCATCACCTACGCTCGCGGTCGCGGTGAGCAGGGTATGGTTGCACGTCTGTCCGGCGAATTGCTTGACGCGTTCAACAGTCGTGGTGGTGCCGTTAAGAAGAAAGAAGACACCCATCGTATGGCAGAAGCTAACAAAGCTTTTGCTCATTTCCGTTGGTAA
- the rpsL gene encoding 30S ribosomal protein S12, whose protein sequence is MPTINQLIRKERKKVVKRKKTPALQACPQRRGVCTRVYTTTPKKPNSALRKVARVRLTNGIEVTAYIPGEGHNLQEHSVVMIRGGRVKDLPGVRYHIVRGTLDTAGVADRRQGRSKYGAKRPK, encoded by the coding sequence ATGCCCACTATCAACCAACTTATCCGCAAGGAACGTAAGAAGGTTGTAAAACGTAAGAAAACACCAGCGCTGCAGGCTTGCCCACAGCGTCGTGGCGTTTGTACTCGTGTTTACACCACTACACCTAAGAAACCTAACTCCGCGCTGCGTAAAGTAGCTCGTGTACGCCTCACCAACGGCATCGAAGTAACTGCCTACATCCCTGGTGAAGGTCATAACTTGCAGGAACACTCCGTAGTTATGATTCGTGGCGGTCGTGTAAAAGATTTACCAGGTGTACGTTATCATATCGTACGTGGTACCCTCGACACCGCTGGTGTTGCAGATCGTCGCCAGGGCCGTTCCAAATACGGCGCTAAGCGTCCTAAGTAA